One part of the Glycine soja cultivar W05 chromosome 11, ASM419377v2, whole genome shotgun sequence genome encodes these proteins:
- the LOC114377424 gene encoding UDP-glucose 4-epimerase GEPI48-like, which translates to MASRVSIGNLTSSAPYINSPHFRSQLKLSSNSSLHKPLMRDKTVLVTGGAGYIGTHTVLQLLLGGCRTVVVDNLDNSSEVSIHRVRELAGEFGNNLSFHKVDLRDRDALEQIFVSTQFDAVIHFAGLKAVGESVQKPLLYYNNNLTGTITLLEVMAAHGCKKLVFSSSATVYGWPKEVPCTEEFPLSAMNPYGRTKLIIEEICRDVHRAEPDWKIILLRYFNPVGAHPSGCIGEDPRGIPNNLMPFVQQVAVGRRPALTVFGNDYNTTDGTGVRDYIHVVDLADGHIAALLKLDDPNIGCEVYNLGTGKGTSVLEMVRAFEMASGKKIPLVMAGRRPGDAEIVYASTKKAERELKWKAKYGIDEMCRDQWNWASKNPYGYGDQEDSTV; encoded by the exons ATGGCATCGCGCGTCAGCATTGGCAATCTCACTTCCTCCGCGCCGTATATTAATTCCCCTCATTTTCGCTCACAACTTAAGCTTTCCAGCAACTCCTCTTTGCACAAGCCACTCATGCGCGACAAGACTGTGCTGGTAACCGGCGGAGCCGGTTACATCGGCACCCACACCGTTCTTCAGCTCTTGCTCGGAGGTTGCAGAACCGTCGTCGTCGACAATCTCGACAATTCCTCCGAGGTTTCTATCCACCGAGTCAGGGAGCTTGCCGGCGAATTTGGGAACAACCTCTCCTTTCACAAG GTGGACCTACGGGACAGGGATGCACTAGAGCAAATTTTTGTTTCCACACA aTTTGATGCTGTCATACACTTTGCTGGACTGAAAGCAGTAGGAGAAAGTGTGCAAAAACCTTTACTATACTATAACAACAACTTGACTGGGACAATCACTCTATTGGAAGTCATGGCTGCCCATGGATGCAAGAAG CTCGTGTTCTCTTCTTCAGCAACTGTATATGGTTGGCCAAAGGAAGTTCCATGCACAGAAGAGTTCCCTCTGTCAGCAATGAACCCATATGGACGAACTAAG CTtatcattgaagaaatttgtcGTGATGTCCACCGTGCAGAGCCAGATtggaaaataatattgttaagATACTTCAACCCAGTCGGTGCACACCCTAGCGGTTGTATTGGGGAGGATCCCCGCGGAATTCCAAACAATCTCATGCCATTTGTTCAGCAAGTAGCAGTTGGCCGACGGCCTGCACTGACAGTTTTTGGAAATGATTATAATACAACTGATGGCACTGGG GTTCGGGATTACATTCATGTTGTTGATTTAGCAGATGGGCACATTGCTGCGTTGCTTAAACTAGATGATCCTAATATAG GTTGTGAGGTTTATAACCTGGGAACAGGAAAGGGAACATCAGTTTTGGAGATGGTTCGAGCTTTTGAGATGGCATCTGGAAAG AAAATTCCACTTGTGATGGCTGGCCGTAGACCTGGTGATGCTGAAATTGTTTATGCATCAACAAAGAAAGCGGAAAGAGAGCTTAAATGGAA GGCAAAATATGGCATTGATGAGATGTGCCGCGATCAATGGAATTGGGCTAGCAAAAACCCTTATGGCTATGGAGATCAGGAGGATTCCACcgtttaa